The following proteins come from a genomic window of Mycobacterium sp. DL:
- a CDS encoding NAD(P)/FAD-dependent oxidoreductase: MTKTLSVGIIGAGPGGLALAIFLRKAGFHDFTVFDREDGIGGTWRINTYPGLACDVKSHLYSYSFDLNPHWSRLWSGQQEILEYFERCAHRYRLHPNLMLNTEIVSARWESATRTWRLVTAGGDEHEFDIVVSAIGLFTKPVMPDLSEEQPFTGTVMHTARWDHSVDLTDARVAVLGTGSTAAQLVPEVAKRAAKVYSVQRSPTWVLPKPDRAYTAREKWLFAHVPLAKKIYRTRLWLRSESNISVIEDGSDKTQEFKGVALRALEAAITDEDLRRRLTPEHPFGCKRLVFATDYLKALNQSHVEVVSSPARALRARSLVTEDGTELDVDIVLCATGYAAADYLGQIDVRGVDAAALSDTWRDGAFAYLGMSVPGYPNFFMLYGPNTNVGSNSVIFMLEAQARYIVRALTYMRRRDETYIEVRSEVMAQFITRVDAWMQGTVWLTRCSNYFRAANGRVVTQWPRSARDFWRLTRRFRPGDYAFSDTRGHSRTRSGLRVGAHDTEDRR, translated from the coding sequence ATGACCAAGACGCTCTCCGTGGGAATCATCGGCGCCGGCCCCGGCGGTCTGGCCCTCGCAATCTTCCTGCGCAAAGCAGGTTTCCACGACTTCACGGTCTTCGACCGCGAGGACGGCATCGGTGGTACCTGGCGGATCAACACCTACCCGGGTCTGGCCTGCGATGTGAAGTCACACCTGTACTCCTACTCCTTTGATCTCAACCCGCACTGGTCGAGGCTGTGGTCCGGGCAGCAGGAGATCCTCGAGTACTTCGAACGATGCGCACACCGCTACCGGCTTCACCCGAACCTGATGCTGAACACCGAGATCGTCTCGGCCAGATGGGAATCGGCAACCAGGACATGGCGGTTGGTCACCGCAGGCGGCGACGAGCACGAATTCGACATCGTGGTGTCGGCGATCGGGCTGTTCACCAAGCCGGTGATGCCCGACCTCTCCGAAGAGCAGCCGTTCACCGGAACGGTCATGCACACGGCGCGCTGGGATCATTCGGTGGACCTGACCGACGCGAGGGTGGCGGTTCTCGGAACGGGTTCGACTGCGGCACAACTGGTTCCCGAGGTCGCGAAGCGGGCCGCAAAGGTGTACTCCGTCCAGAGGTCGCCCACGTGGGTGCTCCCCAAACCGGATCGGGCCTACACCGCGCGCGAGAAGTGGCTCTTCGCGCACGTCCCGCTGGCCAAGAAGATCTATCGCACCAGGCTGTGGCTGCGCAGCGAGTCGAACATCTCCGTCATCGAAGACGGCAGTGACAAGACCCAGGAGTTCAAGGGTGTTGCGCTGCGCGCGTTGGAAGCCGCCATCACCGATGAGGATCTGCGGCGCAGGCTCACCCCTGAGCACCCGTTCGGTTGCAAGCGCCTGGTTTTTGCCACCGACTATCTGAAAGCGCTGAACCAGTCGCACGTCGAGGTGGTGTCCAGCCCGGCGCGCGCACTGCGGGCCCGGTCGCTGGTGACCGAGGACGGGACCGAACTCGACGTGGACATCGTGCTGTGCGCGACGGGTTACGCTGCGGCGGATTACCTGGGGCAGATCGACGTGCGCGGTGTCGACGCCGCGGCGCTGAGCGACACCTGGCGCGACGGCGCGTTCGCCTACCTGGGGATGTCCGTCCCGGGATACCCCAACTTCTTCATGCTCTACGGGCCCAACACCAACGTCGGTTCCAACAGCGTCATCTTCATGCTCGAGGCGCAGGCCCGCTATATCGTGCGGGCGCTGACGTACATGCGGCGCAGGGACGAAACCTATATCGAGGTCCGCTCGGAGGTGATGGCGCAGTTCATCACCCGGGTCGACGCGTGGATGCAGGGAACCGTGTGGTTGACACGGTGCAGCAATTACTTCCGAGCCGCCAACGGCAGGGTCGTCACACAGTGGCCACGCAGCGCCCGCGATTTCTGGAGACTCACCCGGCGGTTCCGGCCCGGGGACTACGCCTTCTCCGACACCCGAGGGCACTCGCGCACCCGGTCGGGCCTCCGGGTCGGCGCTCACGACACGGAGGATCGGCGATGA
- a CDS encoding alpha/beta hydrolase, which yields MTERPAARDIADRLDPVLRPLATARTDLAPAVLGAVRDSLNQRRAETAATADTVGVEIEQRDVAVEAGRVVTVRIYRGGPPPAPAVVYCHAGAFVLGNLDTDHRQCIELARRGRCTVLSVNYRLAPEDPFPAALDDAIAVLEWAAGSAAALGIDSDALAVAGSSAGAALAARLAQRAAAGMAPTVVFQLLHQPVLDNRPSPSKDEFTTTPGFDGPAVDWMWRHYLADTRATADAAPARADDLTSLPSALITCSELDPLRDEAIDYALRLMWAGVTTELHVFPGTCHGFDSLVPDWATSTQLFEIQGAALRRALLR from the coding sequence ATGACGGAACGTCCTGCGGCGCGCGACATCGCCGACCGACTCGACCCGGTGCTGCGTCCCCTCGCCACGGCGCGCACCGACCTGGCGCCGGCAGTGCTGGGCGCCGTGCGTGATTCGCTCAACCAGCGGCGCGCGGAGACGGCCGCCACCGCAGACACCGTGGGTGTCGAGATCGAACAGCGTGATGTCGCAGTCGAGGCGGGCAGGGTCGTCACCGTGCGGATCTACCGCGGCGGCCCGCCGCCGGCCCCTGCGGTCGTCTACTGCCACGCAGGTGCGTTTGTGCTCGGAAACCTCGACACCGACCACCGCCAGTGCATCGAGCTTGCCCGTCGCGGCCGGTGCACCGTGCTGTCGGTGAATTACCGCCTGGCGCCGGAGGATCCGTTCCCGGCAGCGTTGGATGATGCGATCGCCGTCCTCGAGTGGGCGGCAGGCAGTGCTGCGGCCCTGGGCATCGATTCCGATGCTCTGGCAGTGGCCGGAAGCAGCGCGGGGGCCGCCCTCGCTGCCCGGCTGGCCCAGCGCGCTGCCGCCGGAATGGCGCCGACGGTCGTGTTCCAGCTGTTGCACCAGCCCGTGCTCGACAACCGGCCGTCACCGTCGAAGGACGAGTTCACCACCACCCCCGGATTCGACGGTCCCGCGGTGGACTGGATGTGGCGTCACTATCTGGCAGACACCCGGGCGACCGCAGACGCGGCCCCTGCGCGTGCGGACGACCTGACCTCTCTGCCCAGTGCGCTGATCACCTGCTCGGAACTCGATCCGCTCCGCGACGAGGCGATCGACTATGCGCTGCGGCTGATGTGGGCCGGGGTCACCACCGAGCTGCACGTGTTCCCCGGCACCTGTCACGGGTTCGATTCTCTGGTGCCCGACTGGGCGACCAGCACGCAGCTCTTCGAGATCCAGGGTGCGGCGCTGCGGCGGGCCCTGCTGCGCTAA
- a CDS encoding acyl-CoA dehydrogenase family protein: MDFSEVELSDGDREFQAELRSFLASVVTDDVIRRDRVTGDNFDEGLHLALGAAGYLERDWLPEAAGGFTAVRRRIWELEIGRVHAPWFHWGTTSMVATAVDRFGSAELKEEVLGKVLSGHHRLCLGYTEPEGGSDVATCKTRAVRDGAGWVVNGSKMFTSNAHHAQYVFLITNTDPAAAKHQSLTMFLVPLDAPGVEIQPIRTVDGDRTNITFYSDVRIDDRYRVGPVNGGWAVLREALNAEHGTVELDDSGLHKIAVMTEHALLLAEAIDTIAGEADISEGSVGYRLGRSIARTEVALSTPGMFGRVAIAQTLRDVTPDLMDILGAASSLPTGTGGAAGDGGAEYVFRLASPTGVYGGTLEVFRNMIAQHALGLGRPQYAPPADRRS; the protein is encoded by the coding sequence ATGGACTTCTCCGAGGTAGAGCTGTCCGACGGGGATCGGGAGTTCCAGGCGGAGCTGCGCTCGTTTCTCGCCTCGGTGGTGACCGACGACGTCATCCGCCGCGACCGCGTCACCGGGGACAACTTCGACGAAGGCCTCCATCTGGCGCTCGGGGCGGCCGGATACCTCGAACGCGACTGGCTGCCCGAGGCTGCCGGAGGCTTCACTGCGGTCCGTCGCCGGATCTGGGAACTCGAGATCGGTCGCGTGCACGCACCGTGGTTCCACTGGGGCACCACGTCGATGGTCGCCACCGCGGTGGACCGGTTCGGGTCGGCCGAACTCAAGGAGGAGGTACTCGGCAAGGTCCTGAGCGGGCACCACCGGCTGTGTCTGGGCTACACCGAGCCGGAAGGCGGCTCCGACGTGGCGACCTGCAAGACCCGCGCGGTGCGCGATGGAGCGGGCTGGGTTGTCAATGGCTCCAAGATGTTCACGTCCAACGCCCACCATGCGCAGTACGTCTTCCTGATCACCAACACCGACCCCGCGGCTGCCAAGCATCAGAGCCTGACCATGTTCCTGGTCCCTCTCGATGCGCCGGGAGTGGAGATCCAGCCCATCCGCACCGTCGACGGCGACCGCACCAACATCACCTTCTACAGCGATGTCCGGATCGACGACAGGTACCGGGTCGGCCCCGTCAACGGCGGCTGGGCGGTGCTCCGCGAGGCGCTCAACGCCGAACACGGCACGGTGGAACTCGACGACAGCGGCCTGCACAAGATCGCGGTGATGACCGAGCACGCTCTGCTGCTCGCCGAAGCGATCGACACGATCGCCGGTGAGGCCGACATCTCCGAGGGTTCCGTCGGATACCGGTTGGGCCGCAGCATCGCTCGGACGGAGGTCGCTCTGAGCACCCCGGGGATGTTCGGCCGCGTGGCGATCGCCCAGACCCTTCGCGACGTCACGCCCGATCTGATGGACATCCTCGGCGCCGCGTCGAGCCTTCCGACGGGGACCGGCGGTGCTGCCGGCGACGGGGGAGCGGAGTACGTGTTCCGGCTGGCGTCACCCACCGGTGTCTACGGAGGCACGCTCGAGGTGTTCCGCAACATGATCGCCCAGCATGCGCTCGGTCTGGGCCGGCCCCAGTACGCACCGCCCGCCGACCGCCGCAGCTAG
- a CDS encoding SRPBCC family protein — protein MGIVTTTSETAFTRSPEEIYDFVTNPANWPKTYPGSAHVGKVPEKLPLTVGDTWTENGPDGTRVFTWHLAIAMRPKLWMFNSVGNLGHDADGTGGMPGRITVQYKFTRPGEGITLFSRTMTVEAFKDSPLPDGFFRTVNPAHIDAYHQAVARELA, from the coding sequence GTGGGGATCGTGACGACGACGTCGGAGACGGCATTCACCCGATCTCCCGAGGAGATCTACGACTTCGTGACCAACCCGGCCAATTGGCCGAAGACCTACCCGGGTAGCGCGCACGTCGGCAAGGTGCCCGAGAAGCTGCCGCTCACGGTGGGTGACACCTGGACCGAGAACGGTCCCGACGGCACGCGTGTCTTCACCTGGCACCTCGCGATCGCGATGCGCCCGAAGCTGTGGATGTTCAACTCCGTCGGCAATCTCGGCCACGATGCCGACGGCACCGGCGGCATGCCGGGTCGGATCACCGTGCAATACAAGTTCACCCGTCCCGGCGAGGGCATCACCTTGTTCAGCCGCACCATGACCGTCGAGGCCTTCAAGGACTCACCGCTACCGGATGGCTTCTTCCGCACGGTCAACCCGGCCCACATCGACGCCTACCATCAGGCTGTCGCCCGAGAGTTGGCTTAG